The following are from one region of the Siniperca chuatsi isolate FFG_IHB_CAS linkage group LG13, ASM2008510v1, whole genome shotgun sequence genome:
- the per2 gene encoding period circadian protein homolog 2 isoform X4 — protein MMSDDSDSKPYRFPVLEDEEGNSECRVSTSCSSMPRGASGCSSMAQLHRMSGYSQGGPDLGLPSEGSDSSGQDPPASPHNHRKNARSRSLPEEDVEMKSSGSSGSGTESHSNESHGNESHGNESHGHESLGSSNGNSKDSALLESSESNKSSNSHSPSPPSSSNAFSLLSSEQDNPSTSGCSSQESAKAKTQKEVIKTLKELKLHLPAEKRHSKKSTTLNTLKYALRCVKQVEANEEYYQLLMINDSQPSGLDVSSYTIEEIDSITSEYTLKNNDIFAVAVSLNTGRIVYISDQAASILNCKRDVFKNTKFVEFLTPQDVSVFYSFTTPYRLPSWSMCTGAESSPSDCMQEKSFFCRISGGKECEGDLQYYPFRMTPYLMKVQDTVHAEDQFCCLLLAERVHSGYDAPRIPTDKRIFTTTHTPSCVFQDVDERAVPLLGYLPQDLIGTPVLRHLHPNDRPIMLAIHRKILQYAGQPFDHSSIRFCARNGEYIILDTSWSSFVNPWSRKVSFVIGRHKVRMGPVNEDVFVAPASAVSEMKTMDSDIQEVTEQIHRLLLQPVHNSGSSGYGSLNRNDHLLGLTSSSDNLDNGSGSKTRQEDEEVSSKARPRTFQEICKGIHLQKCQEQHTTKPDNKKNNGKSVQKSPAVVRPKELAAPLNYRETGATMEESSSSFQEEMAANDQTVYSYQQISCLDSVVRYLESCNVPITMKRKCQSSSNTTSSNSDDDKQKGSNSMQVSEEPALLKDQSDLSALDVRDKKSSDAATAVVGTSLPLPVPNKPESVMSITSQCSYSSTIVHVGDKKPQPESEIIEDVPGTGETAESIQNPGPPPSAVLPPSQERESYKKLGLTKQVLAAHTQKEEQAFLYRFRELRGLSAIKANCSQYLERQREQIASDAVPAVRSCKQSAPGAEPTTRRGTRNKKTKSKRTKQTQSSDSTVSHHRQQLRPPLLNHGLNPTSWSLSDTSQSTFPMAYPSVIPGYPLQVYPRASSVAPHTDGTLPGFRDSQAPQPPPCPPSIHPAPYTAHMVTPIMAVVLPNYMYPPMAPGPLPPQPVYHTETGGFPTQTQPFCQAAFPGQDPFTAPPSFSVQDQFNSQNHFAPQAGYPTPSFYFPPSSETPKAPVEGQSRSSTPQSGGGGAPESPPLFQSRCSSPLNLLELELSVDRQDSTVLSAGGQGNNTAEREKGASGSQAKERELKQASSRGDGNNSDANSLSSDMLDIILHEDSCSGTGSATSGSMGSGSNGCGTSASGTSKSRTSASGASASGASGSGTGSNNSSNYFGSVDSSQNSQKVNGHLSSSEGRLVEMGQSEHFIKYVLQDPLWLLMANTDDKVMMTYQLPSRDIQKVLSEDREKLRLLQKSQPRFSEEQRKELMEVHPWIKKGGLPEAIDIKVCSCCDSASEAAVAAEDQPDLDIGDIETGEVGYQRRSGDEPSNTVIISCHGPSPGSTTS, from the exons ATGATGTCAGACGATTCAGACTCCAAGCCCTATCGCTTCCCGGTGCTGGAGGACGAGGAAGGAAACTCAGAGTGCAGAGTGTCCACCTCATGCAGCTCCATGCCAAGGGGGGCCTCAGGGTGCAGCTCCATGGCACAGCTACACCGGATGAGTGGCTACAGCCAAGGTGGGCCTGACCTAGGCCTTCCCTCGGAGGGCAGCGACAGCAGCGGTCAGGACCCCCCCGCCTCACCGCACAACCATCGCAAGAATGCCCGCTCCCGATCGCTCCCAGAGGAGGACGTGGAGATGAAGAGCAGTGGGTCCAGCGGGAGTGGAACCGAATCACACAGCAATGAAAGCCACGGCAACGAGAGTCATGGCAACGAGAGCCACGGCCATGAGTCGTTGGGCAGCTCCAATGGCAACAGTAAAGACTCGGCCCTGCTGGAATCTTCTGAAAGCAACAAGAG CTCGAACTCCCACAGTCCATCTCCTCCCAGCAGCTCAAATGCCTTCAGTCTTCTGAGCTCAGAGCAGGACAACCCATCAACCAGCGGCTGCAG TAGTCAGGAGTCCGCCAAAGCCAAGACCCAGAAGGAGGTGATTAAAACTCTGAAAGAGCTGAAGCTTCATCTGCCCGCTGAGAAGAGACACAGTAAAAAGTCTACCACATTGAACACCCTCAAGTATGCGCTGCGCTGTGTCAAACAGGTGGAAG CCAATGAGGAGTATTACCAGCTGCTGATGATCAATGACAGTCAACCTTCAGGCCTGGATGTATCCTCTTATACGATAGAGGAGATAGACAGCATCACTTCTGAATACACCCTCAAAAACAAC GACATTTTTGCAGTAGCAGTGTCTCTCAACACGGGAAGGATAGTCTACATTTCTGATCAGGCTGCCTCCATCCTCAACTGCAAAAGAGATGTGTTCAAGAACACCAAATTTGTGGAGTTCCTGACGCCGCAGGATGTTAGTGTGTTCTACAGCTTCACAACGCCTTACCGACTGCCTTCCTGGAGCATGTGCACTGGAGCAG AGTCATCCCCATCTGACTGCATGCAGGAGAAGTCCTTCTTCTGTCGTATCAG TGGTGGTAAGGAGTGTGAGGGCGATCTTCAGTACTATCCGTTCCGCATGACACCCTACCTGATGAAGGTCCAAGACACAGTACATGCTGAAGACCAGTTCTGCTGCCTCCTGCTGGCAGAGAGAGTTCACTCTGGATATGATG CACCCAGAATTCCAACAGACAAACGCATcttcaccaccacacacactccgAGTTGTGTGTTTCAGGATGTGGATGAGAG GGCAGTTCCTCTCCTCGGGTACCTCCCCCAGGACCTGATTGGCACACCGGTCCTCCGCCACCTGCATCCCAATGACCGACCGATTATGTTGGCCATTCACAGAAAGA TTCTTCAATACGCAGGACAACCATTTGACCACTCGTCCATCCGGTTCTGTGCGCGAAATGGAGAATACATCATTCTTGACACCAGCTGGTCCAGTTTCGTCAACCCCTGGAGCCGCAAGGTCTCCTTCGTTATTGGGAGACACAAAGTGCGCAT GGGCCCCGTGAATGAAGATGTTTTCGTAGCCCCAGCCTCTGCTGTAAGCGAGATGAAGACCATGGACTCTGACATCCAGGAGGTTACTGAGCAGATCCATAGGCTCCTGCTACAG CCGGTTCATAACAGTGGGTCCAGCGGTTATGGCAGTCTGAACAGAAACGACCACCTTTTGGGCTTGACCTCCTCTAGCGATAACCTTGACAACGGCAGCGGGAGCAAGACGCGACAAGAGGATGAGGAAGTGAGCAGCAAAGCCAGACCC CGAACTTTTCAGGAAATCTGTAAGGGAATTCATCTTCAGAAgtgccaggagcagcacacaaCCAAACCagacaacaagaaaaacaatggcA AGTCTGTACAGAAGAGCCCAGCGGTGGTGCGGCCCAAAGAATTGGCAGCTCCTCTCAACTATAGGGAGACCGGTGCCACTATGGAGGAGAGTAGTTCCTCTTTCCAGGAGGAGATGGCCGCCAATGATCAGACCGTCTACTCCTACCAGCAGATCAGCTGTCTGGACAGTGTTGTCAG GTACCTGGAGAGCTGTAATGTTCCCATCACCATGAAGAGGAAGTGCCAGTCTTCCTCTAACACCACGTCCTCTAACTCAGATGATGACAAACAGAAAGGATCTAACAGCATGCAGGTGTCTGAAG AACCAGCCTTGTTGAAGGATCAGTCTGATCTCTCCGCTTTGGATGTTCGAGACAAAAAGTCCAGTGACGCGGCCACAGCGGTAGTGGGCACTTCACTGCCCCTACCTGTACCTAACAAACCAGAAAGTGTGATGTCCATAACCAGCCAGTGTAGCTACAGTAGCACCATAGTGCATGTTGGGGACAAGAAACCTCAACCAGAGTCAG AAATCATAGAGGACGTCCCGGGAACAGGAGAGACGGCAGAATCCATCCAGAACCCCGGGCCTCCTCCATCTGCTGTTTTACCTCCTAGTCAGGAGAGGGAGTCCTACAAGAAACTGGGGTTGACCAAGCAGGTTTTGGCAGCCCATACGCAGAAGGAGGAGCAGGCCTTTCTGTATCGCTTCAGAGAGCTTCGTGGACTCTCAGCAATCAAAGCAAACTGCTCGCAGTACCTGGAGCGCCAGAGAGAACAGATCGCCAGCGATG CTGTACCCGCTGTTCGATCCTGCAAGCAGAGTGCACCGGGTGCAGAGCCCACCACGCGGCGGGGCACACGGAATAAGAAGACCAAGTCAAAGCGAACGAAGCAGACCCAGTCCTCAGACAGCACAGTGTCCCATCACAGACAACAGCTGCGGCCTCCTCTTCTAAACCACGGCCTTAACCCAACCTCTTGGTCTCTCTCTGACACCTCACAGTCAACATTTCCCATGGCCTACCCCTCCGTGATACCAGGCTACCCCCTCCAGGTTTACCCCAGAGCCAGTTCCGTAGCGCCCCACACAGATGGCACTCTACCTGGCTTTAGGGACAGCCAGGCCCCCCAGCCCCCTCCCTGCCCGCCATCCATACATCCTGCTCCCTACACCGCCCACATGGTTACCCCCATTATGGCCGTTGTGCTGCCCAACTACATGTACCCTCCAATGGCCCCCGGCCCGCTACCACCACAGCCAGTGTACCACACAGAGACTGGTGGCTTCCCCACCCAAACACAGCCTTTTTGTCAGGCTGCCTTTCCAGGCCAAGACCCCTTCACAGCTCCACCTTCTTTCAGCGTTCAGGACCAGTTCAACTCCCAGAACCACTTTGCTCCTCAGGCAGGCTACCCGACCCCATCGTTCTACTTCCCTCCATCCTCAGAAACCCCAAAGGCTCCCGTGGAGGGCCAGTCTCGCTCCTCTACGCCACAgtctggaggaggtggagccCCGGAATCCCCACCCCTGTTCCAGTCTCGCTGCAGCTCACCCCTCAACCTGCTAGAGCTGGAGCTGTCTGTGGACAGACAGGACAGCACAGTGCTCTCCGCTGGAGGACAAGGAAATAATACGGCTGAGCGGGAGAAAGGAGCAAGTGGCAGCCAGGCCAAGGAGAGGGAGCTGAAGCAg gcaAGTTCACGTGGGGATGGGAACAACAGTGATGCCAACTCTTTGTCCAGCGACATGTTGGACATAATTCTCCATGAGGACTCCTGCTCAGGCACTGGCTCAGCCACCTCGGGGTCCATGGGCTCAGGGTCCAACGGCTGTGGAACTTCAGCCAGCGGGACATCTAAGAGCAGGACGTCAGCCAGTGGAGCCTCGGCTAGTGGGGCCTCAGGCAGTGGAACAG GAAGCAACAACAGTAGTAATTACTTTGGCAGCGTGGATTCGTCCCAGAACAGCCAGAAGGTCAACGGTCACTTGAGCAGCAGCGAGGGAAGGCTGGTGGAGATGGGGCAGAGCGAACACTTCATCAAGTATGTACTGCAGGACCCGCTGTGGCTGCTCATGGCCAACACCGATGACAAGGTCATGATGACCTATCAACTGCCCTCGCG TGACATCCAGAAGGTGCTcagtgaggacagagagaagctGAGGCTGCTGCAGAAGAGCCAGCCGCGCTTctcagaggagcagaggaaggaGCTGATGGAGGTCCACCCCTGGATAAAGAAGGGAGGTCTGCCCGAGGCGATAGACATCAAG GTGTGCTCCTGCTGTGACAGCGCCTCAGAGGCAGCGGTGGCGGCTGAGGATCAACCAGACCTGGACATCGGTGATATAGAGACGGGGGAGGTCGGCTACCAGCGGAGGTCCGGAGACGAACCTTCAAACACTGTTATCATTTCCTGCCACGGCCCCTCTCCTGGCTCCACAACCAGCTAG
- the per2 gene encoding period circadian protein homolog 2 isoform X7: MMSDDSDSKPYRFPVLEDEEGNSECRVSTSCSSMPRGASGCSSMAQLHRMSGYSQGGPDLGLPSEGSDSSGQDPPASPHNHRKNARSRSLPEEDVEMKSSGSSGSGTESHSNESHGNESHGNESHGHESLGSSNGNSKDSALLESSESNKSSNSHSPSPPSSSNAFSLLSSEQDNPSTSGCSSQESAKAKTQKEVIKTLKELKLHLPAEKRHSKKSTTLNTLKYALRCVKQVEANEEYYQLLMINDSQPSGLDVSSYTIEEIDSITSEYTLKNNDIFAVAVSLNTGRIVYISDQAASILNCKRDVFKNTKFVEFLTPQDVSVFYSFTTPYRLPSWSMCTGAESSPSDCMQEKSFFCRISGGKECEGDLQYYPFRMTPYLMKVQDTVHAEDQFCCLLLAERVHSGYDAPRIPTDKRIFTTTHTPSCVFQDVDERAVPLLGYLPQDLIGTPVLRHLHPNDRPIMLAIHRKILQYAGQPFDHSSIRFCARNGEYIILDTSWSSFVNPWSRKVSFVIGRHKVRMGPVNEDVFVAPASAVSEMKTMDSDIQEVTEQIHRLLLQPVHNSGSSGYGSLNRNDHLLGLTSSSDNLDNGSGSKTRQEDEEVSSKARPRTFQEICKGIHLQKCQEQHTTKPDNKKNNGKSVQKSPAVVRPKELAAPLNYRETGATMEESSSSFQEEMAANDQTVYSYQQISCLDSVVRYLESCNVPITMKRKCQSSSNTTSSNSDDDKQKGSNSMQVSEEIIEDVPGTGETAESIQNPGPPPSAVLPPSQERESYKKLGLTKQVLAAHTQKEEQAFLYRFRELRGLSAIKANCSQYLERQREQIASDAVPAVRSCKQSAPGAEPTTRRGTRNKKTKSKRTKQTQSSDSTVSHHRQQLRPPLLNHGLNPTSWSLSDTSQSTFPMAYPSVIPGYPLQVYPRASSVAPHTDGTLPGFRDSQAPQPPPCPPSIHPAPYTAHMVTPIMAVVLPNYMYPPMAPGPLPPQPVYHTETGGFPTQTQPFCQAAFPGQDPFTAPPSFSVQDQFNSQNHFAPQAGYPTPSFYFPPSSETPKAPVEGQSRSSTPQSGGGGAPESPPLFQSRCSSPLNLLELELSVDRQDSTVLSAGGQGNNTAEREKGASGSQAKERELKQASSRGDGNNSDANSLSSDMLDIILHEDSCSGTGSATSGSMGSGSNGCGTSASGTSKSRTSASGASASGASGSGTGSNNSSNYFGSVDSSQNSQKVNGHLSSSEGRLVEMGQSEHFIKYVLQDPLWLLMANTDDKVMMTYQLPSRDIQKVLSEDREKLRLLQKSQPRFSEEQRKELMEVHPWIKKGGLPEAIDIKVCSCCDSASEAAVAAEDQPDLDIGDIETGEVGYQRRSGDEPSNTVIISCHGPSPGSTTS; encoded by the exons ATGATGTCAGACGATTCAGACTCCAAGCCCTATCGCTTCCCGGTGCTGGAGGACGAGGAAGGAAACTCAGAGTGCAGAGTGTCCACCTCATGCAGCTCCATGCCAAGGGGGGCCTCAGGGTGCAGCTCCATGGCACAGCTACACCGGATGAGTGGCTACAGCCAAGGTGGGCCTGACCTAGGCCTTCCCTCGGAGGGCAGCGACAGCAGCGGTCAGGACCCCCCCGCCTCACCGCACAACCATCGCAAGAATGCCCGCTCCCGATCGCTCCCAGAGGAGGACGTGGAGATGAAGAGCAGTGGGTCCAGCGGGAGTGGAACCGAATCACACAGCAATGAAAGCCACGGCAACGAGAGTCATGGCAACGAGAGCCACGGCCATGAGTCGTTGGGCAGCTCCAATGGCAACAGTAAAGACTCGGCCCTGCTGGAATCTTCTGAAAGCAACAAGAG CTCGAACTCCCACAGTCCATCTCCTCCCAGCAGCTCAAATGCCTTCAGTCTTCTGAGCTCAGAGCAGGACAACCCATCAACCAGCGGCTGCAG TAGTCAGGAGTCCGCCAAAGCCAAGACCCAGAAGGAGGTGATTAAAACTCTGAAAGAGCTGAAGCTTCATCTGCCCGCTGAGAAGAGACACAGTAAAAAGTCTACCACATTGAACACCCTCAAGTATGCGCTGCGCTGTGTCAAACAGGTGGAAG CCAATGAGGAGTATTACCAGCTGCTGATGATCAATGACAGTCAACCTTCAGGCCTGGATGTATCCTCTTATACGATAGAGGAGATAGACAGCATCACTTCTGAATACACCCTCAAAAACAAC GACATTTTTGCAGTAGCAGTGTCTCTCAACACGGGAAGGATAGTCTACATTTCTGATCAGGCTGCCTCCATCCTCAACTGCAAAAGAGATGTGTTCAAGAACACCAAATTTGTGGAGTTCCTGACGCCGCAGGATGTTAGTGTGTTCTACAGCTTCACAACGCCTTACCGACTGCCTTCCTGGAGCATGTGCACTGGAGCAG AGTCATCCCCATCTGACTGCATGCAGGAGAAGTCCTTCTTCTGTCGTATCAG TGGTGGTAAGGAGTGTGAGGGCGATCTTCAGTACTATCCGTTCCGCATGACACCCTACCTGATGAAGGTCCAAGACACAGTACATGCTGAAGACCAGTTCTGCTGCCTCCTGCTGGCAGAGAGAGTTCACTCTGGATATGATG CACCCAGAATTCCAACAGACAAACGCATcttcaccaccacacacactccgAGTTGTGTGTTTCAGGATGTGGATGAGAG GGCAGTTCCTCTCCTCGGGTACCTCCCCCAGGACCTGATTGGCACACCGGTCCTCCGCCACCTGCATCCCAATGACCGACCGATTATGTTGGCCATTCACAGAAAGA TTCTTCAATACGCAGGACAACCATTTGACCACTCGTCCATCCGGTTCTGTGCGCGAAATGGAGAATACATCATTCTTGACACCAGCTGGTCCAGTTTCGTCAACCCCTGGAGCCGCAAGGTCTCCTTCGTTATTGGGAGACACAAAGTGCGCAT GGGCCCCGTGAATGAAGATGTTTTCGTAGCCCCAGCCTCTGCTGTAAGCGAGATGAAGACCATGGACTCTGACATCCAGGAGGTTACTGAGCAGATCCATAGGCTCCTGCTACAG CCGGTTCATAACAGTGGGTCCAGCGGTTATGGCAGTCTGAACAGAAACGACCACCTTTTGGGCTTGACCTCCTCTAGCGATAACCTTGACAACGGCAGCGGGAGCAAGACGCGACAAGAGGATGAGGAAGTGAGCAGCAAAGCCAGACCC CGAACTTTTCAGGAAATCTGTAAGGGAATTCATCTTCAGAAgtgccaggagcagcacacaaCCAAACCagacaacaagaaaaacaatggcA AGTCTGTACAGAAGAGCCCAGCGGTGGTGCGGCCCAAAGAATTGGCAGCTCCTCTCAACTATAGGGAGACCGGTGCCACTATGGAGGAGAGTAGTTCCTCTTTCCAGGAGGAGATGGCCGCCAATGATCAGACCGTCTACTCCTACCAGCAGATCAGCTGTCTGGACAGTGTTGTCAG GTACCTGGAGAGCTGTAATGTTCCCATCACCATGAAGAGGAAGTGCCAGTCTTCCTCTAACACCACGTCCTCTAACTCAGATGATGACAAACAGAAAGGATCTAACAGCATGCAGGTGTCTGAAG AAATCATAGAGGACGTCCCGGGAACAGGAGAGACGGCAGAATCCATCCAGAACCCCGGGCCTCCTCCATCTGCTGTTTTACCTCCTAGTCAGGAGAGGGAGTCCTACAAGAAACTGGGGTTGACCAAGCAGGTTTTGGCAGCCCATACGCAGAAGGAGGAGCAGGCCTTTCTGTATCGCTTCAGAGAGCTTCGTGGACTCTCAGCAATCAAAGCAAACTGCTCGCAGTACCTGGAGCGCCAGAGAGAACAGATCGCCAGCGATG CTGTACCCGCTGTTCGATCCTGCAAGCAGAGTGCACCGGGTGCAGAGCCCACCACGCGGCGGGGCACACGGAATAAGAAGACCAAGTCAAAGCGAACGAAGCAGACCCAGTCCTCAGACAGCACAGTGTCCCATCACAGACAACAGCTGCGGCCTCCTCTTCTAAACCACGGCCTTAACCCAACCTCTTGGTCTCTCTCTGACACCTCACAGTCAACATTTCCCATGGCCTACCCCTCCGTGATACCAGGCTACCCCCTCCAGGTTTACCCCAGAGCCAGTTCCGTAGCGCCCCACACAGATGGCACTCTACCTGGCTTTAGGGACAGCCAGGCCCCCCAGCCCCCTCCCTGCCCGCCATCCATACATCCTGCTCCCTACACCGCCCACATGGTTACCCCCATTATGGCCGTTGTGCTGCCCAACTACATGTACCCTCCAATGGCCCCCGGCCCGCTACCACCACAGCCAGTGTACCACACAGAGACTGGTGGCTTCCCCACCCAAACACAGCCTTTTTGTCAGGCTGCCTTTCCAGGCCAAGACCCCTTCACAGCTCCACCTTCTTTCAGCGTTCAGGACCAGTTCAACTCCCAGAACCACTTTGCTCCTCAGGCAGGCTACCCGACCCCATCGTTCTACTTCCCTCCATCCTCAGAAACCCCAAAGGCTCCCGTGGAGGGCCAGTCTCGCTCCTCTACGCCACAgtctggaggaggtggagccCCGGAATCCCCACCCCTGTTCCAGTCTCGCTGCAGCTCACCCCTCAACCTGCTAGAGCTGGAGCTGTCTGTGGACAGACAGGACAGCACAGTGCTCTCCGCTGGAGGACAAGGAAATAATACGGCTGAGCGGGAGAAAGGAGCAAGTGGCAGCCAGGCCAAGGAGAGGGAGCTGAAGCAg gcaAGTTCACGTGGGGATGGGAACAACAGTGATGCCAACTCTTTGTCCAGCGACATGTTGGACATAATTCTCCATGAGGACTCCTGCTCAGGCACTGGCTCAGCCACCTCGGGGTCCATGGGCTCAGGGTCCAACGGCTGTGGAACTTCAGCCAGCGGGACATCTAAGAGCAGGACGTCAGCCAGTGGAGCCTCGGCTAGTGGGGCCTCAGGCAGTGGAACAG GAAGCAACAACAGTAGTAATTACTTTGGCAGCGTGGATTCGTCCCAGAACAGCCAGAAGGTCAACGGTCACTTGAGCAGCAGCGAGGGAAGGCTGGTGGAGATGGGGCAGAGCGAACACTTCATCAAGTATGTACTGCAGGACCCGCTGTGGCTGCTCATGGCCAACACCGATGACAAGGTCATGATGACCTATCAACTGCCCTCGCG TGACATCCAGAAGGTGCTcagtgaggacagagagaagctGAGGCTGCTGCAGAAGAGCCAGCCGCGCTTctcagaggagcagaggaaggaGCTGATGGAGGTCCACCCCTGGATAAAGAAGGGAGGTCTGCCCGAGGCGATAGACATCAAG GTGTGCTCCTGCTGTGACAGCGCCTCAGAGGCAGCGGTGGCGGCTGAGGATCAACCAGACCTGGACATCGGTGATATAGAGACGGGGGAGGTCGGCTACCAGCGGAGGTCCGGAGACGAACCTTCAAACACTGTTATCATTTCCTGCCACGGCCCCTCTCCTGGCTCCACAACCAGCTAG